CCGGTCATGGCGAGCAGGCCGAAGGTCGCGCCGTGGGGGTCCTGCACGACCGCGAAGGTCCCGCCGGGGAACTCCATGAACGGCACGACGAGGGTCGCGCCGAGCGCGACGGCCTGAGCCGCCTTCGCAGCGGGGTCGCCGGCGACGAAGTAGGGCAGCCAGTGGGACGGCACCTCGGCGGGCACGCCCTCGGGGGTGTCCATGCAGCCGGCGACGGACTGGCCGGCGAGCTGCAGCTCGGTGTAGCCCTCGGGCGCGACGGAGGTCCAGCCGAAGACGCGGCCGTAGAACGGGAGAGCGGTCGCCTGGTCACGGGTCGACAGCTCGATCCAGGCGAGCGTGCCCTCTTCTCCGACCGCCTCCGCGCCGATGTGCTGGCCGGGCTGCCAGACGCCGAAGAACGCGCCGACGGCGTCGGTGTAGACGGCCATGGTCCCGAGCGGGCCGACCTCCATCGGGGGAGCGACGACGTTGCCGCCCGCCTCAGTGACGAGCTCGGTGGTCTTCGCGGCGTCGTCGGTCGAGACGTAGACCGACCAGCCGACCGGCTGCTGCGGGTCTATCAGCGGCATGACGCCGACGACCTTGCGACCGCCGAGCTCGAAGTTGGTGTAGCCCCCGAAGGTCTCGGGGTCGCTGTCGGGCGCGGTCCAGCCGAACAGCCCGCCGTAGAAGGCGCGCGACCCCTCGAAGTCCGGTGTGCCGAGGTCGGCCCAGGCGGGCTCGCCGGGGGCGTAGGAGGTCTTGTCGGGCATGGCGTTCGCTCCTTCGAGAGTGGTGGTCGTCGCCAGTGCAGACGCCGACCGGGTGCCGCGCTCGTCGCCGCGCCACCGGCCAGGTCCGACTGTCGCACGGGCGGGTGACACTCTGGCGTGGTGCGGGCAACGGCAGGGTCAGCGCTCGGCGTGCTGGCCCGGCTCTGGCTCGGCGCGCTCGTCCTGCTCGCCGCCGTCCGGGTCACCGGCCTCGAGCGCGGAGCCCTGCTCGCCCTGCTGGTCGGGGCACTGCCGGTGACGCTGCTCCCGGCGTACGCCCTGCTCGTCGGCTTCGCCCTGCGCCGTCGGTGGCGCGCGACGCTGATCGCCGCCGCCGTGGTCGCGGTGCACGTCGTCGTGGTCGTCCCGACGCAGCGCATGGTCGCCGCGGGGGAGGGTCAGCCGTTGCGGGTCGTCACCGCCAACCTCTACGTCCTCAACGAGCAGCCGGAGGCGGCCGGGCGGGTGCTGCGTGCCCTGCGTCCTGACGTCCTCGTCGTGCCCGAGCTCGATGCCAACGGGCTGGCCGGGCTCACCGCCGCCGGGCTGATCGACGACCTGCCCTTCGTGATGACGCCCTTCGACGGCCGGTCGGAGACCGTCGGGCTGCTCAGCCGCTTCCCGCTGCGA
The sequence above is a segment of the Mycobacteriales bacterium genome. Coding sequences within it:
- a CDS encoding VOC family protein, which codes for MPDKTSYAPGEPAWADLGTPDFEGSRAFYGGLFGWTAPDSDPETFGGYTNFELGGRKVVGVMPLIDPQQPVGWSVYVSTDDAAKTTELVTEAGGNVVAPPMEVGPLGTMAVYTDAVGAFFGVWQPGQHIGAEAVGEEGTLAWIELSTRDQATALPFYGRVFGWTSVAPEGYTELQLAGQSVAGCMDTPEGVPAEVPSHWLPYFVAGDPAAKAAQAVALGATLVVPFMEFPGGTFAVVQDPHGATFGLLAMTG
- a CDS encoding endonuclease/exonuclease/phosphatase family protein; its protein translation is MLARLWLGALVLLAAVRVTGLERGALLALLVGALPVTLLPAYALLVGFALRRRWRATLIAAAVVAVHVVVVVPTQRMVAAGEGQPLRVVTANLYVLNEQPEAAGRVLRALRPDVLVVPELDANGLAGLTAAGLIDDLPFVMTPFDGRSETVGLLSRFPLRDQEVRRTGGRALPRATVSVGGRAVRLVAHHPFPPVTGLERLWRESLADLRREVDETDLPVVVAGDLNADRDHAVFRRLFDVGLRDAHDERGRGLVRTWPAAFPLLHLDHVLVRDGAGAAIGVSDVREQRLPGSDHLAVVADLRVQPSW